CTCACCCTCTCCtccgattggaggaacggggagaggctgtccccgtggAGAGCactgtggctccgcccttttgtggCAGTGCTCCAAGAGGCCGCAGTAATGCAGACAGATatttggagaaagagaagcgtttctgcacctctttctCCGCAAATCTGTCTgcgttattctggcctcttggctcacttccgcaaaagggcggagcctctgcGTACATACTCTGCGCCGATTGGAGGAACAAATGTGTGTTCTTCAGCTTTTTTCACCTAGCAATTGTACCTTTTTTTATATCCAAGGCCTGGTCatagaacattttattattatttttttttattttaaacaaaatctatgctctaaaaaaatattcaggaaAATTGTAAATAACgctagtgttttttgtttttttttcttctcaggcTTTGGAaacgttatttttttatgcatggaTCGTGACAGGATATATTATGGGTAAGGACTTTCTAAATACTGAATTTCCTCAGTAGAGAGCGCAAAGTCGATGTTGCTTTTCAACACCCTGGTCGCAAGGTATTACTGCTCTTTACCGGTTAGACAATTTGTTTGacaattattttctttccttcCAGATGATGATATGAAAGAAATGATATGGGAAAGCGAACACAACTCCACGGTCAAAGCACATCGTAAAGATTCTTCTCGGGATTCCTCATGCGCTTATTCGTTTCAGGTTCGACTATACTTACGTACAACTCAAGCAAAATTGTACTTTTGTCAAGAGATGTGAAAGCCAGCTAAGCTTTTCCTGCAGCAAGCGCTTTCTGGTCTTGGACCTTCACAATGTAGCGTGAAGTCAGGGAGTTTGAATACAACTGTCCTGGAAACTCCCTTTGGTGATTTGAACCCCAAGGTTGCATCAGCATATGTGGCTTTACTTGACAATGAATAGccttatttattgttattatattttatttagaaagccccgacagattctgcagcgctgtacaagatgaaaatgttacagataacaagtacaatacagcaattgacatacagatacaagaggaatgaagggccctgttcccgcaaaCATATATTTCCTAGCCCCATGAACATTGAGTACAGCTTATACCACTCATAAGATGCAAAATTAGTTaacattaaagtaaaaatacaaaaatctgtTGGCAAATGTACAGTTAAAATAAGTCAAAAGAATAGTTATGACAAGTGATAGATATTCGATTATATTCAtgcaacgtaaaaaaaaaaaaaaaaactatatacaataaaaagtacaaaatccttaaagtaaaaaaaaatgcagaaacaccAAGAACTATAATTTCAGAAATTGTGCCACAAttcagttaaaataataaaacaaatcttaAGACACGATGAACTAGAACATCTTTTCTACACCGTGAGACCTTGCAATCGGCTGCATGTGAGGGTCCATCAGCTGAGATTCGCTTAGCAGTGTCtggttttttaaataagttcCTGACAATGTCTTGTTGAGCCTATATGAATGATGATGATTTCCacttttttgttaccttttaGCTTACTCCATTGAGATACAGACCTATGGAGAGACCAGCAATAAATTCTCTTTCAAAACCACATTTTTATAAAGGTGACGTATTAAATGCTGCCGCTGAAATCAGCTGAAGGTAAAATGATTACGGtgataatacacaaaaaaaggtgTTGCATATGAGAGTCGAGTGTTGCCTTTACATCACCCTTTCCCccaccttgcaaatgcatggaagggACCTTTCAGACGCCCAgctatgcatttgcctctttcctcaCCTCCCAGTTCCTGAGCTTGCAGGATATGTGTCCAGCTGAACGCATGCGCGATACTCTCTGCCAGCCAACTCAGGCCTGCAGGTGACTTCCAGGCCCCCAACCTGTATGAATGCAGGTGCTTTCctatcactgattggctgccaaAGTGCTATGAAAGCCAGACCGATAAAAGAGAGGTACCCTGGAGCTTTAGGGTCTCTTAATTGTAAGTGATTCATTTCCCCTAAAGGTACAAAATACTCATTACTTTGTTTTTCTCATCGGTGGCGCTGTAGGTGACTCTTGCACCGTTTGCTCTAAACAAACAATACACAATATAATAGGTGTTTGTAATACATTTACAGGggataaagtaatataaaaacatagttGATGAGAGAAGTACTCATTAAACTTGTAAACTATAATACTACATGATATTAAGATACTAGGAACTATCCCAAAACGTACTGAAATATAGCACACCAAGACTCTTCATTGGGCCGCGGGGTGTTTGACTCCCATATTTACAAAGTGTGATGTTTAAGATGTGAAAAACATACCGTTTTTTGTAAGCTGTAttcttcccttttctctctTAGAGATATCAAAGCCTGGGAAGTCCATCGCTGCAGTGGACAAATCGATGTTCACGCCGTCTTTTGATCTCACGAAAGCGAAACAGAATGGCAGCAGTCATTCCTCTATATTTACAGCACAAAGCACGTCCTCTCGGAGTCCGAGACCCCCCAGGAATATTTACACAGACTCCACAAAAGTCAGGTAAGGCAGGATATATGGGAATGGCCACATTTCAGCAAATTCATAACCCTaatctttatttttccttttcattttaagGTTACTGTCCCAATtagacaaaaacattttttgggcaCAAGACAAGTgtttccagcaaaaaaaaacaaaaaacgagcGAGACAaagctttactttttttttttttagtttgtaaaAGGTTTAGGCAGCCAAGAGTAGTtgtgaatgatgtttctaatgatgCATTTAGTATTAAATGCAGGGCTTTCACTCATTTGACATTGAATTTAAAGTTAAAACCTGCTGTGCCATCTCTGTGGCATTAGCAAGGAAGCCCGTTAGGCTAGAGAGTCGGTAAGGATATAGTGAGGTGAAATCTGTCTTGATATTTTGAGGCAATAATATTTTTCCTAGCGTTAGTGTCTGCTTTAGATTGAGTCTCTTTGTGGTTGCCTTCATGTTTTGCTTCTATTTTGTAGCGGGCCCTTAAATACCGTTACTGGAAAGTGTTCTCCCACTTCTGGTTTCGAAAAGTTGTTTCCCATCAAAAGTGCTTCAGCTTCTTGGAGCGGAACGTGTCGGAGAAGTCCCAAAAAAGCTCATCGAAGACATGTCAGTACGGTGGAAGAAGTAAGTTTAAACAAATGAGACGCCCGCCGCAGTAAAGGCCTGAAGATCAGCCTAGAGGTCTATTAAGGAATGTCTCAGCTTGGTTCCTCAGCTGCAGATCTCCAAGTCAAGCAGCAGTTGAATTGGTCAACGTATTGCTGAGACTTTGACCGGTTCACCCTCAGGAGCCGAGTTCTTTTTGCCAATAACCATCAATGGCCAACTAATATTTATGAATAGAACAGATGGTTAGCTTTCTGGTACTTTTCACACCAAGTTGGCGGATGCGAGTTCCTTCAACTGCCCACTTGATCTCACACAACCTTTAGGGACTCCTGCTTCTCATTTTCTCccattttttagtttatagaaTATTCTGAAATAGTTTTAGCTTGTAGAAAAGCGAAGTTAAGCCTACAGTTCTGTCTGATTGTCCTGCCTATTGTTTGAATTACCTTCAACTCCATTTCAGACTGTCCGcgaggaagaaaaagaaatttaTAGACAATTACTTCAAGTGGTGACGGGGAAAACGTATTTGTCCACAAAATCAACCTTCCTCCCTCCGCAAATGTAAGTCGCGATGCAATATTAACAGCTGCCTTCTTAAATATGTACCTGTAATCTGCTTTCAGCTTGTGTTAAGCACACAATCCATTTAAATATGTAactaatgcttttttaaaaggCCGTTTTATCAAAGCAGTGCAGCATTTTTACTGTAAATGCGTTTTGTTGCAGATCGCGGTGCCTGAGTTCAAGTAACAGTATTTCAGGGCCGCCCGGCGCTTCGAGTCTCAGTTCTCTAGAACCTTCCAGTTTTGAGACAGAATCTGTATACCAGCCGTCGTTTAGTTTTTTGCAGCCACCAGCTATAGAACCACTGTTACACAGCAGCACAGACTTAATTCCTGCCTGTGAATCCGAAGCCTTTACTAATCATCAGCACTACGAAGAATACAATAACACCAGTCAACCGCAATCTGAAGGTGAATCAAACATTTACAATCCGCTTTACTTTAAATGGCAGAAGGCTACACCTTGGGGGTGACTCGTCTTCTCTCTGCCATGTCCTTGAAAGCTACTTCATCTAAGTTATGTTCTTTGAAACAATACAGGAGTATGATGTGCCAATCAtggctttgtgtttgtttttaggtTCTGGTTCCGATTCAGTGATTATAATTGATTCTGTTTCTCAAGAGAGAGACACTCCAAAGTAAGTTTGAAAGAAATACTCCATCGCTTTATATTCTGTGAGAAATGGCTCATCGCGGGTGTCTCGGTGACATGAAGGTTATTTATCTAATGCATCTCTTTGTCTGTCTGTCCGTTCTGGATTTGTCATACCCTTCGACTGTACGCGCTGTAAACTGTCAGATCATTAAAAGCTTTTACGGCATTGTGTGGTTAGTTACATTGTTTTATGGCTAAATTCTTGTTATgaaattgtagttttttttttttctatacaaataattaaatgtacTGCAGTTTATAGCGTAAAAAAATGTTGGGTTCTTATGGAACAATCTACAGCTTTGTCaaattcacacttttttttttctttttaatagtcCATCAATTTTCCAAACATTACTCTGGATCAAAGAAATGTAAGTTAAAAACAACTATTTGTATACATATGTGCTTTATACAGATAGATAATGTATTCCTCTCTTGGTAATGGTCAATTTTTTGTCCATTAGCTCGAGCAACTATGATTCCAGAGCAAGGGAAAGAAGGCGACAGATAGAAAAGGAAAAGGCACGTGCGTTACAGTTGCAGAGTGAGgtgattttctttattttttcatacaatTATACAGcacgtatattatatataagtttttcttaatatttttaacatcaCTCTGCTGACTGGAGATTATGGTTTGGGTACTAGCATTGTTCCTGGTGAGTGGAACATGAGTGACTTGGACGCACCTAGAATTACTGTGGGGTATCTGCACGTTGCAGGGTTTGGTATCCGCACGTTGCAGCGTGTATTGCTGAACCCAGCAGCGCTGGTCTGAGACCTCCACAGTACCCTTGTTAGTCCCACGGGGCTGTCGGGGTCAGTAAAGTGGAGCGGTGTAATCTCAAAGGAGTGTGCTAGACCCCTCTACAGCAATAACTTCATAATGACTCCTAAAATGAGTTCTATAGTACATGATTCCCACTCTTCTCACATGAAGTATAAGCCATCATTTTAAAATTGACCTTGGCTTCCCAAATGACAGGGTGTCGCTTTAGTGGCCCCCCATCGGTCATCTTTACCAGTCCATATAGATATCATTCAATTTGTTTGCTGTCGTAGAGCTTGGGACCATGTCCGTGCTTGACTGGTCCTGGTGGGGTAACACGCTTTTCTTATACAGCACCTGTTTTACGTACTGTTATATTTTGCAGCAATCTATCTGAagatttgatattttatttgctgtttgCTACTGTTTTCTTGAACATAGAGGTTGCAGGACAGCTCTGTACAACAGTCCATAGACTTACATCTGCGTGTGCCCCTTGAAAAAGAAATACCGGTCACGTTGCCTCCAAAGCAAGACGATGAGCAAGAAGTGGAATTTCCAGAACTCACGGAGGTAATTTAATAAAGGGCCATACCGCTAACCTTTGGGACGCGTCTGAAGCGTTCTCCAGAATCTTGCAGCAGAAAAGTGAACATGAGGTTCAACAAGGCAAAATAATATTGCCTTTTTCACATGCAACAAAATAATACACATCCGCTATTTTGCTTGCCTACCACATCAAATGGTTCAGTAAACCCACACACCCACGGGGCAGTTTTCCAGGGGTATTAAAACATATAAGATTGTGGAGTAATTTAAAGTTGGCTTGAGATGGGTCAATCCATTAAAATGGTACGGCTGTTCAGTATGCGACCAAACACTGCACAGCTGCCTGCACTTCTGCAGCAAGCCTTTTAAGTAATATGGTGTTttcaaaatctttattttattttttatttttttccagaaattgtttttttttttttttttttcttaactgtaTTTTTCCTTTCTAAGGAGATGGAGAAAGAAATTAAACGTGCCCTTTTTGGAGGCAGCCAAGATCAAATCTTAAGTGAGGGATTTCGTTTGACTATTACCCGTAAAGATATTATGACTCTCCATAATCTGAACTGGCTAAATGATGAGGTATGGATGATCGTGCGAGATGTAAGACCAGTAGATGTGTACCACATATAATATGAAAAGAGCGGTGGCTATTTCCCGGCTGCAGGAGAGAAGTTCTAACATGTTGAGAATTCCTTCTATTCTATTGCGATCGTTCTGTCTTTAAATGTGAATATAACTAAAGAATTACACTTGGCACTTTCGTTGCCAGAGGGAGTTGGTGCATGGAGCATGTTCAGATGTTTATTTTGGTCTAAGGCTCCCCTCTGCTTCAAAATGGGGTCAGGCTCCCCAGTGCAGCGATCAGTAGGCATGTTACAAGGGACACTGCCGATAAGGCCGCGGACATGGAAGCTTATATCCTGACGCTCAGCAGCACTATGCTCACTGCAAGGATACCCAACATGTTGGCAGCCaacgtgtgtatatgtatgtcgTAACAAAAtaagcactatatatatatatatatatatatatatataatatacacgcACTGTTTTGCATTTAATTGCTAGTTAACTAAAATAGGCGACTTTATTTGCTGAATTAACCTCACACCTGTTGTTTTTCTTCTCAATTCCTTGCTACAggttattaatttttatatgaatCTCTTGGTGGAAAGGAGTAAGCGGAAGGGCTTGCCGAAAGTTCACACATTCAACACTTTCTTCTTCCCCAAGCTCAAAAGTACTGGCTACCAAGCAGTGAAACGATGGACAAAAAAAGTGGATATATTCTCTGTGGATATGTTGCTGGTGCCGATTCACCTCGGTGTGCACTGGTGTTTATCAGTAAGtagatttaactatatattaaaatgatctATAATTGCTTCCGCTAGCACACACCTTTTATGCGATTTGTATTAGGGTTTACACAGTCATTGATCACTTTCATAAATCGCTGTCAGAATTTTCTCCATGAAGGTATTTGTATTAGGATGAGGATttgtctaaaaatgtttttatttctaggTTATAGACTTCAGGAAAAAGTCCATCGCGTATTATGATTCCATGGGAGGTTTAAACAATGAAGCATGCAGGTTATTACAGTAAGTAATCAAGTAATATTGTCAAATATTCCCAttggtttttttaatatgatcttatttttgtgattttattttttctgcttaATTACTTTATGATCTAAGAATTTCCCAATTCCATTTTTGTTGTGGAACATTGCTGGATATTAAGCTGCGCTTAAAATAAGTGCTAACCGTATGTAGTTCCTTTCATGAATATATTACCTGGATGTTTAATAGATGTGCTAGCTTTCGGCAGCTCTGATGTCATTTGCTAACACTGCAAATTGAATTTAAATGCTAAGTATATTCACATGTTTTTCCCCAGTGGTTCATAAATGTGtttggtgtgtatgtgaataTTCCGACAACTAATGCAAAATTTGCCTCCATATAGACAGTATCTAAAACAAGAAAGTTTGGACAAAAAGGGAGTCAGTTTTGATACAAACGGCTGGGTTTTGACCAGCAAGAATAGTGaggtatgtttttatgtgaactCTGAATATATGTTCCTATGAAGAAGCGTGTGTGTATAAGCATCGTTTCCTACTGAAgaagctttattttatttttaattcaggaaatCCCACAACAGATGAACGGCAGTGACTGTGGAATGTTTGCCTGCAAGTATGCGGATTACATTACCAAAGACAAATCAATCACCTTTACTCAGGTAATTAAAGATATCATGGGCAAAATTGTTTACCTTCACCTGGTTCAAGTGAAAAGAGGTGCTTTTTTGAAGGGAATAAGCTTGATGGACTAATTATTTGCGTGTTTACTCTCCTACACAAAGTGCCCCTTGGGACTTGATAAAGCTCCCTAAACATTTGTTTCATGGTAAGATGAACTTTGGATATGTGGTGGTTCTTGCGTCAGAAAATTGTTTATCCGTAGTAAGATCTTGTTACATCGTAAATACTTAGCTGTATGGttggatatatgtatattcgataaaaa
This sequence is a window from Spea bombifrons isolate aSpeBom1 chromosome 2, aSpeBom1.2.pri, whole genome shotgun sequence. Protein-coding genes within it:
- the SENP1 gene encoding sentrin-specific protease 1 gives rise to the protein MDDDMKEMIWESEHNSTVKAHRKDSSRDSSCAYSFQLTPLRYRPMERPAINSLSKPHFYKEISKPGKSIAAVDKSMFTPSFDLTKAKQNGSSHSSIFTAQSTSSRSPRPPRNIYTDSTKVSGPLNTVTGKCSPTSGFEKLFPIKSASASWSGTCRRSPKKAHRRHVSTVEETVREEEKEIYRQLLQVVTGKTYLSTKSTFLPPQISRCLSSSNSISGPPGASSLSSLEPSSFETESVYQPSFSFLQPPAIEPLLHSSTDLIPACESEAFTNHQHYEEYNNTSQPQSEGSGSDSVIIIDSVSQERDTPNPSIFQTLLWIKEISSNYDSRARERRRQIEKEKARALQLQSERLQDSSVQQSIDLHLRVPLEKEIPVTLPPKQDDEQEVEFPELTEEMEKEIKRALFGGSQDQILSEGFRLTITRKDIMTLHNLNWLNDEVINFYMNLLVERSKRKGLPKVHTFNTFFFPKLKSTGYQAVKRWTKKVDIFSVDMLLVPIHLGVHWCLSVIDFRKKSIAYYDSMGGLNNEACRLLQQYLKQESLDKKGVSFDTNGWVLTSKNSEEIPQQMNGSDCGMFACKYADYITKDKSITFTQRHMPYFRKRMVWEIIHQKLL